The DNA region CTTTTGGGAAATCTTCTGGAATTATGTCTCTTATGCACCCAGTTGGGCGTCCGCCCACTGCAAGTGGGTCTTTTGCAACAATTTTCGTTACTTTTACATTTCGTTCTGATAATGGGTCAAATTTTTCAACAATTTCGAAATGGTCGAATCCTTCATGCTGTGTTAAGCGAGTGATTTTTTCCAGTTCGTATTGTGAAAGGTTGGTTAGGCAATAGGGCTTATGCCCAGTGTTGTCGTACCAGAAGTAGATTTTGCCGGCGTGTGGCTCGTAAAGTTTGATTAGGGCTTTTCCAGTTTTTCCGTCGTAGGTGGCTGAAACAAAATAGGACGGTGGCAAGTTATCGGGTGCCAACGGTGGAAAAGCATATTCTTTCTTTTCTTTTATTATGGTTTCCGTGAAGGGTAAGGCTTCCGCTTCGTTTTCCTTTAAAGGTTTAGCTTCAACTTTAGAGAAATCCTCTAGACGCCTCTGTGCCATTCTAGTCCTGTACCCGTTTAATTCTATGAGAGGTATAGACTAAAATCTCTTACTAATGCTAATTTGAGTTATTGGCCGCATTTCGTCTTTTTGAATGTCTTTGATTAGTTCTTCTATTTTTAGCAAGCCTATGTTTCCATGCCCATGTTTTCTAACCGCTATCTTTTTTGTTTCTGCTTCATGTTTGCCGCAGATTATCATGTATGGAATTTTCTGAAGTTCTGCTTGTCTGATTTTGTAGCTCATGGTTGAGGAACTGTTGTCAATTTCTGCTCTTACACCTCGACTCAACAGTTTTCTATGAACCCTTTCAGCATATTCCATATAATAATCACTGATTGGTAGTATCCTCACTTGTATAGGTGCCAACCATGCTGGAAGATTGCCTTTGTGGTGTTCTATCAGGATGGCAAAGAATCGTTCAATGGCTCCTAGAAGGGCTCGGTGAATCATTATGGCTTCGCATTTTCTTCCGTCTTGTCCAATATAATTTATGCGAAAGCGTTTTGGCAAGTTGAAGTCGAATTGAATGGTTGTACATTGCCATTCTCTGCCAGAGGCATCAATTACGTTGACGTCAATTTTTGGGCCGTAAAACACTGCTTCGCCTTGCATTTATGATAGTTTATTTCTTTTTCTTTGAGTGCTTTTGCCAGAGAGTTCTGTGCTAGTTGCCATTTTCTTTCTGAACCCATGTATTTTTCTGGTTGGTTTGGGTCTTTTGTAGAAAGATATACTTTGTATTTGTTGAATCCAAATTTCTGCAGCATACGTTCTGCAAAGTCTATAAGCTTCAGTATTTCGCTGTAGACTTGTTCTTTTGTGCAGAAGATGTGTGCGTCGTCTTGAGTGAACCCTCTTGCTCGTAGTAATCCATGCAACGTGCCTGAGCGTTCATACCTGTAAACTGTTCCCCATTCTGCGTATCTTATGGGAAGGTCTCTGTAGCTTCTAGGCTGAGACTTGAAGATTTGGATGTGAAATGGGCAGTTCATTGGTTTCACAACGTAAAATTCTCCTTCTTTCTCGAAGACGTACATGTTTTCCTTGTAATAGTCCATGTGTCCGGAAACCTTCCAGAGCTCTCCTCGAGCTATGTGCGGCGTGCAAACTAGTTGATACCCATTTTTCAAATGTTCTTTTTCCCAGAAATCTCTGATTACCTGCGAACCATCGCACCTTTAGGATGCCAAAGAACTAAGCCTATGCCCACTTCTTCATCTATGGAGAATAAATCCAGTTGTTGACCGAGGAGCCTGTGGTCTGCATCGGATAACTCTCTTTCCTTATTTTTATTTTCTAAAACTCTTGGGTTCACGGGGTTTTTAGGGGTGCTTCTACTTTTTAGAAATCGTTTAGGATTGTGTTTCTAAATACCCCATTTGTAAAACCTCAAGCCAATAATGCATAAGCCTATTTATCTTTTGTTGTTTAACAATATTCAAGTGTGGGAATACAAAATTGCTCAAGGAAGCTTGGACGCTTGCTATTGAAGCTTTAAGCTGGATGGAAATGCGAAGATTAAGCGAGCGGTTAGCTTTAGCGAAAACTGTCCAGCAATTAGGCATAAGCGATGCGGATGCAGTACGATTGGCTCACATGCTTGTGTGCGAAACAGTAAGGCGACGAAACTTCATAGACACATTCATAAACAAAACATTAGAACCAGAAACAATAGACGAGTTTGACCTCGGCGTTCAAGCTTTTTTGCGGCTTTATGTTTACCAAACGCGAATAGCCAAGAACTGGTCTAAAATCGACATTAAAGAAGCTGAGAATATAGCCAAGCTTGCCCGTTCTATTCTCGGCTGGAAAACTCTCAGAAAAGTTGAACGTATCCTTGGTGAGTTGTTAACGCAAAAGCCAAAGCTGATTCTTGAAGGCGTAAGCGACGAAGAAAGAATTGGACTTTTAACGTTTCATCCAACATGGTTCGTGAAATACTGCTTAAAGACGTTCGGAAGACAAGAAACCATAACTCTTTTAGAGGCAAATATGCAGTCGCCGCTGACATACATAAGAGTGAATACGCTTAAGGCTGGCGAAAACGAGATTTTAAAAAAACTTGTTGAAGAAGGCATTAAAATTGAGAAAGTTGAGCAGCTAAGACACGCATACAAGTTTCTTAGCGCAAAGAAACCCTTAACCCAAACCACAAGTTTTCGCGAAGGCTTATTCTACATCCAAGACAAAGCAAGCTGCTTCGCGGCAGAAACAGCAAATCCCAAACCCGGAATGACTGTTTTAGACGCTTGTGCTGCGCCTGGAGCTAAAACCACATATTTGGCTCAACTCATGCAGAATCAAGGCGATATATTTTCTGTGGATTATTCGAAGCGAAGAATGAACGTGTGGAAGAACGAAGTTGCACGCATGGGCGTTGCGAATACAGTGCCAATCATCGCTGATGCATGCAGCCAGCTGCCTTTCAATCTTGAAGCCGACATTGTAGTTTTAGACCCGCCTTGCACAAGCACTGGCGCATTTGGAAAATTGCCTTCTGCAAAATGGAGGCTTACAAGGCGTTCTATTGATAGGATGGCTGAGATTCAATGGCGGATGATAAACAATTGCGCGGCGCACGTGAAGTCCGGAGGCACTCTGGTTTACTCCACATGCAGCATAACATTAGAAGAAAACGAAATAATCATTGAACGATTTCTAAAATGGCATCCAGAATTCGCTTTGGCTGAAATAACTCCGAAAATAGGCTTACCCGCACTGAGAGGACTGGAAAAATGCCAAAGACTATACCCGCATATTCACCAATGCAATGGATTCTTCATCGCCAAACTATCAAAAGAATAAGACCCAGGTGAATTCCTCTTTCTCCATAAAATTGAATCTATATATAAGGGAGGGCTATACACACGCAAACACACAGTTTTTTTGGCTTTTTCAATAATAGTACGACTTAACTTCTTCTATTTTCGTCCACTCTTGCTAGACTTTTCCAAACAGCACA from Candidatus Bathyarchaeota archaeon A05DMB-5 includes:
- a CDS encoding RsmB/NOP family class I SAM-dependent RNA methyltransferase: MLKEAWTLAIEALSWMEMRRLSERLALAKTVQQLGISDADAVRLAHMLVCETVRRRNFIDTFINKTLEPETIDEFDLGVQAFLRLYVYQTRIAKNWSKIDIKEAENIAKLARSILGWKTLRKVERILGELLTQKPKLILEGVSDEERIGLLTFHPTWFVKYCLKTFGRQETITLLEANMQSPLTYIRVNTLKAGENEILKKLVEEGIKIEKVEQLRHAYKFLSAKKPLTQTTSFREGLFYIQDKASCFAAETANPKPGMTVLDACAAPGAKTTYLAQLMQNQGDIFSVDYSKRRMNVWKNEVARMGVANTVPIIADACSQLPFNLEADIVVLDPPCTSTGAFGKLPSAKWRLTRRSIDRMAEIQWRMINNCAAHVKSGGTLVYSTCSITLEENEIIIERFLKWHPEFALAEITPKIGLPALRGLEKCQRLYPHIHQCNGFFIAKLSKE